The following coding sequences are from one Triplophysa dalaica isolate WHDGS20190420 chromosome 12, ASM1584641v1, whole genome shotgun sequence window:
- the ecm1b gene encoding extracellular matrix protein 1 isoform X2 — protein sequence MSSLRDIGLHLILALVFVCEAAEDPEPQREMIHVFDRDGLQRAVTREELEDMMGQRPVIPDISEFIKMQETDVIQPEATNFHPEDAPRGPPLFGPRSMGPNGGPEIHFPPSFPSISNLEDVCQFSNTSIRYPKDIFPPSGFGAQHRQAEAVNRLQPWYGMCCGLNGTEEEKLCCAEQAWKKTLSAFCDEEFSIKTVAYFCCKMNGKDKWSCFDKHAPATSYDVPIIDKIDMPIKVKGFKYNPSSCKGALEKQAEIVDICFPPGRPHSSNIDLICGHRKIRPRYLTRCLPHTGYGWLARQSKAINVLEKEYGQCCKEKKGQHNCAERKWKKMVDKFCKDEKKTKGKDFECCDKKKREEMYSCFASSAPDPAYIMTNAVIPPPTLESFCDVQTSLQSVTEFPVEQIVERCCSLVSEERSSCVEAELDSSLNDLCEVKELEKPYCCETTIKNRAKCATKLLLRYMAKANKVKFSGNKKCPLIERQMERDN from the exons ATGAGCTCTTTACGCGACATTGGACTTCATTTGATACTTGCGCTTGTTTTTGTGTGCGAAGCAGCGGAAG ACCCAGAGCcccagagggaaatgatacacGTTTTCGATAGAG ATGGCCTTCAGCGAGCGGTCACACGTGAAG AACTGGAGGATATGATGGGGCAGAGACCAGTCATCCCTGACATTTCAGAATTCATCAAAATGCAAG AGACCGATGTAATTCAGCCAGAGGCTACAAACTTTCATCCTGAGGATGCCCCAAGAG GTCCTCCACTGTTCGGCCCTCGCTCCATGGGACCCAACGGGGGGCCAGAAATTCATTTCCCACCATCCTTTCCCAGTATCAGCAATCTTGAAGATGTCTGTCAGTTTAGTAACACTTCCATCCGATACCCTAAGGACATATTTCCCCCGAGTGGCTTCGGTGCACAGCATCGACAGGCTGAAGCTGTGAATCGACTCCAGCCCTGGTACGGCATGTGCTGTGGCCTTAATGGAACGGAGGAAGAAAAGCTCTGTTGTGCTGAACAAGCG TGGAAGAAGACTCTTTCTGCCTTCTGCGATGAAGAGTTCTCTATAAAGACCGTTGCGTATTTCTGCTGCAAAATGAATGGGAAGGACAAATGGAGCTGCTTTGATAAGCATGCTCCGGCTACTTCATACGATGTCCCCATCATTGACAAAATCGACATGCCGATTAAGGTCAAAGGCTTCAAATATAACCCCAGTTCTTGCAAAGG CGCTCTTGAGAAGCAGGCAGAAATTGTAGACATCTGCTTTCCACCTGGTCGTCCTCATTCGTCCAACATAGATCTGATCTGTGGTCATCGCAAGATCCGCCCTCGTTACCTGACCAGGTGTCTTCCTCACACTGGCTATGGTTGGTTAGCCCGTCAATCAAAAGCCATCAACGTGCTGGAAAAAGAATATGGCCAGTGCTGTAAAGAGAAAAAGGGTCAACACAACTGTGCCGAAAGAAAG TGGAAGAAGATGGTGGATAAGTTCTGCAAGGACGAAAAGAAAACCAAAGGAAAGGATTTTGAGTGTTGCGAcaagaagaaaagagaagagatgTATTCCTGTTTCGCATCGTCTGCTCCAGATCCAGCATACATCATGACTAATGCCGTAATTCCTCCTCCCACCCTGGAGTCATTCTGTGATGTCCAAACAAGCCTCCAGAGCGt GACTGAGTTCCCTGTAGAACAAATTGTTGAACGGTGCTGCTCTCTGGTGTCAGAGGAGAGATCATCATGTGTAGAGGCAGAG cTGGATAGCAGCTTAAATGATTTGTGTGAAGTGAAAGAGCTGGAGAAGCCTTACTGTTGTGAAACTACTATCAAGAACCGTGCCAAGTGTGCCACAAAACTGCTTCTGCGCTACATGGCCAAGGCAAATAAAGTCAAATTTAGTGGAAATAAGAAATGTCCCCTGATTGAGAGACAGATGGAGCGTGACAATTAA
- the rorc gene encoding nuclear receptor ROR-alpha A gives MENDEPESPDPSLANTQSKRGTPGPKKSHLTQIEVIPCKICGDKSSGVHYGVITCEGCKGFFRRSQSSSVQYSCSRQSNCPIDRASRNRCQSCRLKKCVAQGMSRDAVKFGRMSKRQRDSLFAEVERHRQQQRLQATSVQESQHLQAYRPGKEHREQSSHLIPSHPSGYPYSVEPELPGCPASLPYLDCRVSEAQVQGLAYRVSPHRRVESINLTAERGFDSTRSTPEAILNVPSSEMGFRPFDPETSFFSYPTSLHIDELCASIVRSHRETTQYRPEELQALRWKVFSREEIHAHQSKSMDEMWQHCAVRLTDAVQYVVEFAKRIPGFRQLCQNDQIALLKSGSMEVVLVRMSRMFNTENNMVFFDGKFAGTELFKSLACNDLIAAVFDFAHNLCMLRLTEQQMAVFSALVLLNADRPALENREKVQRARRDVELALSQILHRDNQETLLHKLYQRLPLLKSLCMLHIEKLRWFRQLFPLTVHSLFPPLYKELFGSDTDIQALATH, from the exons ATGGAAAATGACGAACCCGAATCACCGGACCCGAGCCTTGCCAACACTCAGAGTAAACGAG gaACGCCAGGTCCCAAGAAATCCCATTTGA CTCAGATAGAGGTGATCCCATGTAAAATCTGTGGAGATAAGTCATCAGGTGTTCATTATGGAGTTATAACTTGTGAAGGCTGCAAG GGTTTCTTTCGCAGAAGTCAGTCATCCAGTGTGCAATACTCCTGCTCCAGACAGAGTAACTGCCCCATCGACCGCGCCAGCCGCAACCGCTGCCAGAGCTGCCGACTCAAGAAATGTGTCGCTCAGGGCATGAGCCGTGACG CTGTAAAGTTTGGCCGCATGTCCAAGCGTCAAAGAGACTCGCTGTTTGCAGAAGTTGAGAGACACAGACAGCAACAACGTCTTCAGGCCACCTCCGTTCAAGAGTCTCAACATCTCCAAGCCTACCGGCCCGGCAAAGAGCACAGAGAACAGTCATCGCATCTCATTCCGTCTCACCCCTCGGGCTACCCATATTCTGTCGAGCCAGAACTGCCAGGCTGCCCAGCATCCTTACCTTACCTGGATTGTCGTGTGAGCGAGGCCCAGGTTCAGGGTCTGGCCTATAGAGTCTCCCCACACAGGAGGGTGGAGAGCATTAACTTAACAGCTGAGAGAG GGTTTGACTCCACGAGATCTACACCGGAAGCCATCTTGAACGTGCCAAGCAGTGAAATGGGATTTCGACCTTTTGACCCGGAGACCTCGTTCTTTTCCTACCCGACCTCTCTGCACATAG ATGAGCTCTGTGCGAGTATTGTACGTTCCCACAGAGAGACGACTCAGTACCGTCCGGAGGAGCTGCAGGCTCTCAGATGGAAGGTTTTTAGCAGAGAGGAGATCCATGCTCACCAGAGCAAG TCCATGGATGAGATGTGGCAACATTGTGCGGTGCGATTGACAGATGCCGTTCAGTATGTGGTGGAATTTGCCAAGCGTATCCCAGGTTTTCGTCAGCTCTGTCAGAATGATCAAATCGCTTTGCTTAAGAGTG GATCTATGGAAGTGGTTTTGGTGCGGATGAGTCGGATGTTTAATACAGAAAACAACATGGTATTCTTCGATGGAAAATTTGCCGGAACAGAACTTTTCAAATCTCTCG CTTGTAATGATCTAATAGCGGCTGTGTTTGACTTTGCTCACAATCTTTGTATGCTGAGACTGACAGAACAGCAGATGGCAGTGTTTAGCGCTCTGGTCCTCCTCAATGCAG ATCGGCCGGCTCtggaaaacagagagaaagtgcAGAGAGCACGGAGAGATGTGGAACTTGCTCTCAGTCAAATCTTGCACAGGGACAATCAAGAAACTTTGCTGCATAAG CTGTATCAGAGGTTGCCGCTTCTGAAGTCTCTCTGCATGCTGCATATTGAGAAACTGCGATGGTTCCGTCAACTTTTCCCGCTCACTGTACATTCCCTCTTCCCTCCGCTATACAAAGAGCTGTTCGGCTCTGACACAGACATCCAGGCGCTCgccacacactga
- the ecm1b gene encoding extracellular matrix protein 1 isoform X1, which produces MSSLRDIGLHLILALVFVCEAAEDPEPQREMIHVFDRDGLQRAVTREELEDMMGQRPVIPDISEFIKMQETDVIQPEATNFHPEDAPRGPPLFGPRSMGPNGGPEIHFPPSFPSISNLEDVCQFSNTSIRYPKDIFPPSGFGAQHRQAEAVNRLQPWYGMCCGLNGTEEEKLCCAEQAWKKTLSAFCDEEFSIKTVAYFCCKMNGKDKWSCFDKHAPATSYDVPIIDKIDMPIKVKGFKYNPSSCKGTSATSPSALEKQAEIVDICFPPGRPHSSNIDLICGHRKIRPRYLTRCLPHTGYGWLARQSKAINVLEKEYGQCCKEKKGQHNCAERKWKKMVDKFCKDEKKTKGKDFECCDKKKREEMYSCFASSAPDPAYIMTNAVIPPPTLESFCDVQTSLQSVTEFPVEQIVERCCSLVSEERSSCVEAELDSSLNDLCEVKELEKPYCCETTIKNRAKCATKLLLRYMAKANKVKFSGNKKCPLIERQMERDN; this is translated from the exons ATGAGCTCTTTACGCGACATTGGACTTCATTTGATACTTGCGCTTGTTTTTGTGTGCGAAGCAGCGGAAG ACCCAGAGCcccagagggaaatgatacacGTTTTCGATAGAG ATGGCCTTCAGCGAGCGGTCACACGTGAAG AACTGGAGGATATGATGGGGCAGAGACCAGTCATCCCTGACATTTCAGAATTCATCAAAATGCAAG AGACCGATGTAATTCAGCCAGAGGCTACAAACTTTCATCCTGAGGATGCCCCAAGAG GTCCTCCACTGTTCGGCCCTCGCTCCATGGGACCCAACGGGGGGCCAGAAATTCATTTCCCACCATCCTTTCCCAGTATCAGCAATCTTGAAGATGTCTGTCAGTTTAGTAACACTTCCATCCGATACCCTAAGGACATATTTCCCCCGAGTGGCTTCGGTGCACAGCATCGACAGGCTGAAGCTGTGAATCGACTCCAGCCCTGGTACGGCATGTGCTGTGGCCTTAATGGAACGGAGGAAGAAAAGCTCTGTTGTGCTGAACAAGCG TGGAAGAAGACTCTTTCTGCCTTCTGCGATGAAGAGTTCTCTATAAAGACCGTTGCGTATTTCTGCTGCAAAATGAATGGGAAGGACAAATGGAGCTGCTTTGATAAGCATGCTCCGGCTACTTCATACGATGTCCCCATCATTGACAAAATCGACATGCCGATTAAGGTCAAAGGCTTCAAATATAACCCCAGTTCTTGCAAAGG CACATCGGCGACTTCTCCAAGCGCTCTTGAGAAGCAGGCAGAAATTGTAGACATCTGCTTTCCACCTGGTCGTCCTCATTCGTCCAACATAGATCTGATCTGTGGTCATCGCAAGATCCGCCCTCGTTACCTGACCAGGTGTCTTCCTCACACTGGCTATGGTTGGTTAGCCCGTCAATCAAAAGCCATCAACGTGCTGGAAAAAGAATATGGCCAGTGCTGTAAAGAGAAAAAGGGTCAACACAACTGTGCCGAAAGAAAG TGGAAGAAGATGGTGGATAAGTTCTGCAAGGACGAAAAGAAAACCAAAGGAAAGGATTTTGAGTGTTGCGAcaagaagaaaagagaagagatgTATTCCTGTTTCGCATCGTCTGCTCCAGATCCAGCATACATCATGACTAATGCCGTAATTCCTCCTCCCACCCTGGAGTCATTCTGTGATGTCCAAACAAGCCTCCAGAGCGt GACTGAGTTCCCTGTAGAACAAATTGTTGAACGGTGCTGCTCTCTGGTGTCAGAGGAGAGATCATCATGTGTAGAGGCAGAG cTGGATAGCAGCTTAAATGATTTGTGTGAAGTGAAAGAGCTGGAGAAGCCTTACTGTTGTGAAACTACTATCAAGAACCGTGCCAAGTGTGCCACAAAACTGCTTCTGCGCTACATGGCCAAGGCAAATAAAGTCAAATTTAGTGGAAATAAGAAATGTCCCCTGATTGAGAGACAGATGGAGCGTGACAATTAA